From Malaya genurostris strain Urasoe2022 chromosome 2, Malgen_1.1, whole genome shotgun sequence:
TGATTACACATACATAAATGTctgatataacacatggatcaataagtcccgagactaacaatggaaacaacattttttttgcaaatttttttttattcatcaacataatcactttttagggtgatacaatggttccaacgtttttccaatttttcaataccatgtttataaaaaaaattatctttcgcttcaaaataagcttcagtttcagcgatggcctttctttttccctggagcattttttttaacatcagcaaagagccagtagtcactgggggctaaacctggcgagtatggggggtggggaagcagatcaaagcgcaattcgttcaatttcgccattgttttcatcgacttgtggcagggtgcattgtcttgatgaaaaaggtttttttttctctgcatgtgcggttgtttttttgcgatttcctccttcaaacgcaccagtaagtcaatataataatcactgttgatcgatttacctttttcgaggtagtcaatgaaaatcacgccatgcgtatcccaaaaaactgacgccatgactttgctgcgttttcggacgcttcggacggcttccgccagctgtgcgccactcagatgactgctgcttcgactctggagtgtagtaatgtatccatgtttcgtccatggtcacgtaacgacgcaagaaatcttttttgttgcgagtaaacagcgataaactgctttctgaatcatcgactcgttactgcttttgttccatcgaaagcaatcgcggcacccacttggaaaaaacctttttcatgctcaatttttcatgagtacacttccatatgatatctgtgtcatctcaacaatctcacggagcttcactttacgatctttcattataatttttgtcacttcactcacattttccggtgtaaccgCTTCCATAGGTCTACccaagcgttccgcgtcatttgtgtcggtacgaccacgtttaaactcggcgaaccaccgacaaatcgttgcttttgatggacaagagtccggataacatttttcattccattgtttcgcttgcacggtttttttacccattaaaaaacaatgttgtatcaaaacacgaaactcggttttttccattttttaaacaaactacaaaacgacttcactccaacctcgataactcagctgtttctggtcggatcgacctaaaattttgacccgtttcaatcaaaggttagtactctagaaagacgtggttactggtttactacgagcgccatctctgctttagtctcgggactgatCCATGTATTATAACACTAGCATAGCCATTCTGGTATAAATTTACACCTTATTTGCGGAAGATCGAATCGAAGCTTCTATACTATGCTAGAGAATTCTGtgaaatatgtttataatttcGTTATTTGCTATAGTATTATCCCACAACACAATTATATATGCCATAATACTTTCAGCCTGACGATGGATCCCCATAATCCGTTCAACTTTCATCTGGGTCCACCGAGCAGTTCAGCCCATTCTCACCACCCGGAACCAACGCCAAGCCCTCCACAGAGTGTTCCGGGAAGACGTACCCCTTTGGGCACGGTAGGTCTAGGTGGATTCTACGCCCAACCACATGCGTCAGCTGCTGTTTCGCTAACAGACGAAAACCGTCCATCCGGAAGTGCTGAAAGGTAACAACCTAACCCATTAACGTTGTACAAGCTTTGTGGAAATTAAATTTCATCAATCAGAAGCCATTTCAGTCCTCCCCCGCACCACCAGTCGGCACCGGTTGCCGGTGGTAAGCAAAAGAATCGTCAGGGAAAAACTGTTCGGTTGAACATAAATGCCAGGGAGAGACGTCGAATGCACGATTTGAACGATGCTCTTGATGAATTGAGAAGTGTCATCCCGTACGCTCACTCTCCATCGGTTCGAAAATTGTCCAAAATTGCCACGCTACTGTTGGCCAAAAACTACATTTTGATGCAAGCCAACGCTTTGGATGAATTACGAAGGTAACTGAAAATTTGCATACACTTCAAatggcattttttttaatacttgCCTTACGTAGATTATTGGCGTACATCCAAAGTGCAGCTGGTGCTGGCGCACCTACCGTCGACTTAAGAACAATGCCTTCTGCGCTGAAATtacagcaactgcttcaaactcCACAACAAGAACTGCAACAACAAGCCCAGCAACAtctacaacaacagcagcagctacaacagcagcaacaacaacaacagcagcaactcTCACAGCAAAGTGGAGCGCCACCTCCACCTAATTCGAATTCTTGAATGTAGCTACTATGAAAAGTACATATACATGCCAAAAGTTCAATTACTTTAACAAGCGAGTGTTTGTGACCCATTGAAAACATGCATACTAGTCAACGACTGCAACATTTAAACAATTTTGTAGTGATGGAAACAACTTTATATAGGATCCTGTTAGCAATACAAGCAAATTATTGGACTAGTCAGATTTGTGATGAAACAAAGATAGTATTGATATTTCATACTTCGTATTTTCAATAAAGTAGTGCATTGAAAAGAAATGCGTTCTAAAttaaatgagaaatatttttaaataacattATCGTCAAAGTAACTAACTATAAAAGTTTTATACCTCAGTTTGCTTCCTTTTCTCGTTCGATGCAGTCGATACACCGAGCCGTTTTCGGCATAGAAGACAAACACAAAAAACATATAATGGTACTTATCATTAAGATGATAAGATGGAAATACCTAATAAAAATGGGCTGATTATTCCGTGATCTCGCACTATTTTAGAGTACTTTCCATCGAATTTCGTCATTTCTTTCAATAACCTTTTTTTtggtaaaaataatgttttgtgAAAGAACAATTATGTCTACTCAATGGACTTTTACTCAACCGTTGAGTTTTATTCATTTGGTTTTTGATGCGgtttcttatatatatatatatatatatatatatatatatatatatatatatatatatatatatatatatatatatatatatatatatatatatatatatatatatatcgtatTGAACGGAACTCTTTGCTAGATAATTTTGCTCTTTGGTTTTAAACACCAATGAAATGATCGATTCCCTTCCGCCATCAGGTTGAACTGATCATCAATAACACGACTATTGAGCCCAGTTTTGAAGATCGATTATGTTTTTCACACCATCGACTTAAATGACGAATTCACATTTTAAACACTATTCACCCagcaatttcggaaccggaagtaaaaTCCGGATAGAGTTATTGAATTACTATAAGACTACAaatcatttatttaaatttaagttcCTGAAAATTGATATTGCCAATTCTGAGAAAACGAAATGAGTTTCATTTTCAAGACatcgaccactatttccggtacttcggtTTGTTCGACTATGGACTACCAAACCTATTAACTGGAATCGTTTCGAGTATAGTTTCGAAGATTTTCTACGTTTTTCGCATTACCACCATAAACAGTGGTTGAAAATATTAAACACTCAATTTGAACATCCGGtaatcccggaaccggaagttagatcgcGATCAAATTCAGGAATGGAAAACATTTAACGTCACATTACCTAATATTAGATTGATGAACGAAACCCCGAAATTAAATAGGAAATACTAATAATTGAGTAGGTATCCGATTACATGTACTATTGAGTCATTGATCAAGCTCAAATTACTGACACTGCATATTACCAgatcctgtcagcttggagcgaaatcaagcatcagttcagcaacgccatcgcacggcttcacattcaacatatcatgtcaattctcTCAACTACTTTTATGTAGaatattcgatgcggactcgccatgctcgcaaaaaaagatgttgccattgatttgttcgggaaatgtgagagctggaaaaTTTGGTAATATGGATTTATGGATAGGCCGCCATTCTAGTCACATATCGCGTTCAAGTAGATTTTTCGGAGCTCattcattttttaataaataatcgaataaatgACGTAGCCGACCACACTACCCAAGCAACCGAAAGCTCCACATTAActgaaaaaattaacttttttgctGCTCAAAAGTACACGACTTGAAAATGCAGAACGGTCTCCGAGTGTACAGTGTATTCGAGGAACTTCGTCCAATTACGATGCGTCAACTATCAAGTGTGCATAACTACTTGAAAACGGGCTGCTTAAAATGCTATTCATGAACTTGGTAGTCTGCCTAAGCCAAATCACTCCGTTTTAGCCTGGATGCTTGGTatttttcacataaaaaaagtttgaaagtaCTACATTGTACTAATGCTGATACTTTCCATTTCGCAAATGTTAACGAACAAATGACGAAAGCGTCAGAGCATTCATTTATGGATTACTCATAACAATCTGTGAATTATTGGATCTCAGAAAGCCGAAAACCGGGTAGTAGCCGAagtcaggcccgtgcgcagtggACGATTTTGAGGGTGAAAACAACcaccctcccccccccccccccccctctcttGTAACCACCCCTTAAACCCTCTCTCTTGAACAGCTAACATTATCTACATATAGTAATTTTCACTGGTGGTTaacaaagattgcgatgcgacaagatagcgacaaaatgccgcaaagatagcgaaactgt
This genomic window contains:
- the LOC131429938 gene encoding class E basic helix-loop-helix protein 23 isoform X2, which codes for MDPHNPFNFHLGPPSSSAHSHHPEPTPSPPQSVPGRRTPLGTVGLGGFYAQPHASAAVSLTDENRPSGSAESHFSPPPHHQSAPVAGGKQKNRQGKTVRLNINARERRRMHDLNDALDELRSVIPYAHSPSVRKLSKIATLLLAKNYILMQANALDELRRLLAYIQSAAGAGAPTVDLRTMPSALKLQQLLQTPQQELQQQAQQHLQQQQQLQQQQQQQQQQLSQQSGAPPPPNSNS
- the LOC131429938 gene encoding class E basic helix-loop-helix protein 23 isoform X3; translation: MDPHNPFNFHLGPPSSSAHSHHPEPTPSPPQSVPGRRTPLGTVGLGGFYAQPHASAAVSLTDENRPSGSAESPPPHHQSAPVAGGKQKNRQGKTVRLNINARERRRMHDLNDALDELRSVIPYAHSPSVRKLSKIATLLLAKNYILMQANALDELRRLLAYIQSAAGAGAPTVDLRTMPSALKLQQLLQTPQQELQQQAQQHLQQQQQLQQQQQQQQQQLSQQSGAPPPPNSNS
- the LOC131429938 gene encoding class E basic helix-loop-helix protein 23 isoform X1 — its product is MDPHNPFNFHLGPPSSSAHSHHPEPTPSPPQSVPGRRTPLGTVGLGGFYAQPHASAAVSLTDENRPSGSAERSHFSPPPHHQSAPVAGGKQKNRQGKTVRLNINARERRRMHDLNDALDELRSVIPYAHSPSVRKLSKIATLLLAKNYILMQANALDELRRLLAYIQSAAGAGAPTVDLRTMPSALKLQQLLQTPQQELQQQAQQHLQQQQQLQQQQQQQQQQLSQQSGAPPPPNSNS